A genomic region of Pseudomonas migulae contains the following coding sequences:
- a CDS encoding Hcp family type VI secretion system effector: MPTPAFMTLHGERQGLISAGAFTEASVGNSYQLGREDQIMIQALSHGIFVPKGSGAGRRMHKPLIITKAIDKASPLINIALCSGELLSQCRIKWYRTSAQGTQEHFYTMELEDALIIGAEVLMPHCQDPGTAHLTQLEKIHFSYRRIYWRHEISRTMGSDEWNTEVQG; this comes from the coding sequence ATGCCCACTCCCGCCTTCATGACCCTCCACGGCGAACGACAAGGCCTGATCAGCGCTGGCGCTTTCACGGAAGCATCGGTGGGTAACTCCTACCAACTGGGCCGCGAAGACCAGATCATGATCCAGGCCCTGAGCCACGGCATCTTCGTCCCCAAAGGCTCGGGCGCCGGGCGTCGGATGCACAAACCCCTGATCATCACCAAGGCTATCGACAAAGCCTCGCCGCTGATCAACATCGCGTTGTGTTCCGGCGAATTGCTTAGCCAATGCCGTATCAAGTGGTATCGCACGTCGGCTCAAGGCACCCAGGAGCATTTCTACACAATGGAGCTGGAAGACGCGCTGATCATCGGCGCTGAAGTGCTCATGCCCCATTGCCAGGACCCCGGCACCGCTCACCTCACTCAACTGGAGAAGATCCATTTCAGTTACCGGCGAATTTACTGGCGGCATGAAATCAGCCGAACCATGGGTTCCGATGAGTGGAACACCGAGGTGCAGGGATGA
- a CDS encoding translation initiation factor Sui1, protein MAKKAASFAALGGLVFSTDAGRHCPECSKPVDACICKQTVIPAGDGIARVRRESKGRGGKTVTTITGVPLAEDALKDLATTLKKRCGTGGALKDGIIEIQGDHVELLLGELIKLGFKAKKSGG, encoded by the coding sequence GTGGCCAAAAAAGCCGCATCCTTCGCCGCCCTTGGTGGCCTGGTATTTTCCACCGACGCAGGTCGTCATTGCCCGGAATGCAGTAAACCGGTGGACGCCTGCATCTGCAAACAGACCGTTATCCCGGCCGGCGACGGCATCGCTCGCGTGCGTCGCGAAAGCAAGGGCCGTGGCGGCAAGACGGTGACCACCATCACCGGCGTGCCGTTGGCCGAAGACGCGCTCAAGGACCTGGCCACTACGTTGAAGAAACGCTGTGGCACCGGTGGAGCGTTGAAAGACGGAATCATTGAAATCCAGGGCGATCATGTCGAGCTGCTGTTGGGCGAGCTGATCAAACTCGGTTTCAAGGCAAAGAAGTCCGGCGGCTAG
- the speA gene encoding arginine decarboxylase, with amino-acid sequence MSVRRTRKDDGSQWTVADSRSVYGIRHWGAGYFAINDAGRVEVRPNGPASSPIDLFEQVDQLRKSGLSLPLLVRFPDILQDRVRQLTGAFDANIERLEYQSKYTALYPIKVNQQEAVIENIIATQNVSIGLEAGSKPELLAVLALAPKGGTIVCNGYKDREFIRLALMGQKLGHNVFIVIEKESEVELVIEEAASLKVKPQVGLRVRLSSLASSKWADTGGEKSKFGLSAAQLLSVVERFRAAGLDQGIRLLHFHMGSQIANLADYQHGFKEAIRYYGELRNLGLPVDHIDVGGGLGVDYDGTHSRNASSINYDMDDYAGVVVGMLKEFCDAQSLPHPNIFSESGRSLTAHHAMLVVQVTDVEKHNDDVPKIDNKEELPETVQWLVDLLGPTDIEMVTETYWRATHYMSDVATQYADGKLTLAQKALAEQCYFAVCRRLHNSLKARQRSHRQVLDELNDKLADKYICNFSVFQSLPDTWAIGQVLPILPLHRLDEEPLRRAVLQDLTCDSDGKIKQYVDEQSIETSLPVHALNEGEDYLLGIFLVGAYQEILGDMHNLFGDTDSVNIYQNADGSVYHAGIETHDTIEDMLRYVHLSPEELMTHYRDKCASARITAAERTQFLDALRLGLTRSSYLSS; translated from the coding sequence ATGTCCGTACGACGCACACGCAAAGACGATGGCAGCCAATGGACAGTTGCGGACAGCCGCAGTGTTTACGGGATTCGCCATTGGGGGGCCGGGTATTTCGCGATCAATGACGCCGGTCGCGTCGAGGTTCGTCCGAACGGTCCGGCCAGTTCGCCTATCGACCTGTTCGAACAAGTCGACCAGCTGCGCAAAAGCGGCCTGTCCTTGCCGTTGCTGGTACGTTTTCCGGACATTCTTCAAGACCGCGTGCGTCAGCTGACCGGTGCGTTCGACGCCAACATCGAGCGCCTGGAATACCAGAGCAAGTACACCGCGCTGTACCCGATCAAGGTCAACCAGCAAGAAGCGGTGATCGAAAACATCATCGCCACGCAGAACGTGTCGATCGGCCTGGAAGCCGGTTCCAAGCCTGAGTTGCTGGCGGTACTGGCGCTGGCGCCGAAGGGCGGCACCATCGTCTGCAACGGTTACAAGGACCGCGAGTTCATCCGCCTGGCGCTGATGGGCCAGAAGCTGGGCCACAACGTGTTCATCGTGATCGAGAAAGAATCCGAAGTGGAGCTGGTGATCGAAGAAGCCGCCTCGCTGAAGGTCAAGCCTCAGGTCGGCCTGCGCGTGCGTCTGTCGTCCCTGGCCTCGAGCAAGTGGGCAGACACCGGCGGTGAGAAATCCAAGTTCGGTCTGTCGGCGGCGCAACTGCTGTCGGTGGTCGAGCGTTTCCGCGCGGCGGGCCTGGACCAGGGCATTCGCCTGCTGCACTTCCACATGGGTTCGCAGATCGCCAACCTGGCGGACTACCAGCACGGCTTCAAGGAAGCGATTCGTTACTACGGCGAACTGCGCAACCTCGGCCTGCCGGTGGATCACATCGACGTCGGTGGCGGTCTGGGCGTCGACTACGACGGCACGCACTCGCGCAACGCCAGCTCGATCAACTACGACATGGACGATTACGCCGGTGTCGTGGTCGGGATGCTCAAGGAGTTCTGCGACGCGCAGAGCCTGCCGCACCCGAACATTTTCTCCGAAAGCGGCCGTTCCCTGACCGCTCACCACGCCATGCTGGTGGTGCAGGTCACCGACGTCGAGAAACACAACGACGACGTGCCGAAGATCGATAACAAGGAAGAGCTGCCGGAAACCGTGCAGTGGCTGGTTGACCTGCTAGGCCCGACCGACATCGAAATGGTCACCGAGACTTACTGGCGCGCCACACACTACATGAGCGACGTGGCGACTCAATACGCCGATGGCAAGCTGACCCTGGCGCAAAAAGCCCTGGCCGAGCAATGCTACTTCGCCGTGTGCCGTCGTCTGCACAACTCGTTGAAGGCGCGTCAGCGTTCCCACCGCCAGGTGCTCGACGAACTCAACGACAAGCTGGCCGACAAGTACATCTGCAACTTCTCGGTGTTCCAGAGCCTGCCGGACACCTGGGCCATCGGCCAGGTGCTGCCGATCCTGCCGTTGCACCGTCTCGACGAAGAACCGCTGCGTCGCGCCGTCCTGCAGGATCTGACCTGCGACTCCGACGGCAAGATCAAGCAATACGTCGACGAGCAGAGCATCGAAACCAGCTTGCCGGTGCACGCGTTGAACGAAGGGGAAGACTACCTGCTGGGGATCTTCCTGGTCGGCGCCTACCAGGAAATTCTGGGCGACATGCACAACCTGTTCGGTGACACCGACTCGGTGAACATCTATCAGAATGCCGACGGCAGCGTGTACCACGCGGGTATCGAAACCCACGACACCATCGAAGACATGCTGCGTTACGTGCATTTGTCGCCGGAAGAGCTGATGACCCACTACCGCGACAAGTGCGCCAGTGCGCGCATCACTGCCGCCGAACGGACCCAGTTCCTCGACGCATTGCGCCTGGGCCTGACCCGTTCGTCTTACCTGTCTTCTTGA
- the gcbA gene encoding diguanylate cyclase GcbA — MTEPEDPSRERLKHHFAQRVIHQARQILEIWQRLQRSEWSVTDLSELSEANLRLLRFAERFEQPEHIQLARHIGQSLEAVDANRGRLSSGLITDLNRLMQRLSRTGLRHGDQLEQTFLPPLRKPIYVMLQDHERAERLAKQLEFFGLSAQSLDSVSAFRSSMVERLPAAIVMDVDFSGPGIGLKLAAEAQVGLDEPLPLLFFSLLETDTPTRLAAVRAGGQEFLTGTLEASSLLEKIEVLTCVAQYEPYKVLIIDDSRAQALHTERLLNSAGIVTRTLIEPIQAMAELADFQPDLIILDMYMPSCTGTELAKVIRHNDRYVSVPIIYLSAEDDLDKQLDAMSEGGDDFLTKPIKPRHLITTVRNRAARARNLKARMVRDSLTGLYNHTHILQLLEDCSFRARRESKPLSFAMLDIDHFKRVNDSHGHPMGDRVIKSLALFLKQRLRKTDFIGRYGGEEFAIVMPDTDIEAAYNVLDEIRQRFAEIHYPAQPQDLWCTFSAGVVELCEDSDGLMMASQADEALYRAKHAGRNRVQAARASQQSATFSSESTHSVITL, encoded by the coding sequence ATGACCGAGCCAGAAGACCCCAGCCGTGAGCGCCTCAAGCACCACTTTGCCCAGCGGGTAATTCATCAGGCACGTCAAATTCTTGAGATCTGGCAGCGCCTGCAACGCAGTGAGTGGTCCGTCACCGACTTATCGGAACTGAGCGAGGCCAACCTGCGCCTGCTGCGTTTCGCCGAGCGTTTCGAACAACCGGAACACATCCAGCTGGCGCGTCACATCGGCCAGTCGCTGGAAGCTGTCGACGCCAATCGCGGACGCCTGAGCAGCGGCCTGATCACCGACCTCAATCGCTTGATGCAGCGCCTGTCACGCACCGGCCTGCGCCACGGCGATCAACTCGAACAGACCTTCCTGCCGCCGCTGCGCAAGCCGATCTATGTGATGTTGCAGGATCACGAGCGTGCCGAGCGCCTGGCCAAGCAGCTGGAGTTTTTCGGGCTCAGCGCCCAATCCCTCGACAGCGTGTCGGCATTTCGCTCGTCGATGGTCGAACGGCTGCCCGCTGCGATCGTCATGGACGTGGACTTCAGCGGTCCCGGCATCGGCCTGAAACTGGCCGCCGAAGCCCAGGTTGGCCTGGATGAACCGTTGCCGCTGCTGTTTTTCAGCCTGCTCGAAACCGATACCCCGACCCGTCTCGCGGCGGTGCGCGCCGGCGGTCAGGAATTTCTGACCGGCACCCTCGAAGCGTCGAGCCTGCTGGAGAAAATCGAAGTCCTGACCTGCGTTGCGCAATACGAACCTTATAAAGTGCTGATCATCGACGACTCCCGCGCCCAGGCCTTGCACACCGAGCGCCTGCTCAACAGCGCCGGGATCGTCACGCGAACCCTGATCGAGCCGATCCAGGCCATGGCCGAACTGGCAGACTTCCAGCCCGACCTGATCATCCTCGACATGTACATGCCGAGCTGCACCGGCACAGAACTGGCCAAGGTGATTCGCCACAACGACCGCTACGTCAGCGTGCCGATCATTTACCTGTCCGCCGAGGACGATCTGGACAAGCAGCTCGACGCCATGAGCGAGGGCGGCGACGACTTCCTGACCAAGCCGATCAAACCGCGTCACCTGATCACCACCGTGCGCAACCGTGCGGCGCGTGCACGCAATCTCAAAGCGCGGATGGTCCGCGACAGCCTCACCGGGCTGTACAACCACACGCACATTCTGCAATTGCTCGAAGACTGTTCGTTCCGCGCCCGTCGCGAGAGCAAGCCATTGAGTTTTGCGATGCTCGACATCGATCATTTCAAACGGGTCAACGACAGTCACGGCCACCCGATGGGCGACCGCGTGATCAAGAGCCTGGCGCTGTTTCTCAAGCAACGCCTGCGCAAGACGGACTTCATCGGCCGTTACGGCGGTGAAGAGTTCGCCATCGTCATGCCGGACACCGATATCGAAGCGGCCTACAACGTCCTCGATGAAATCCGTCAGCGTTTTGCGGAGATTCATTACCCCGCCCAGCCGCAGGATCTCTGGTGCACCTTCAGCGCCGGGGTGGTCGAGCTGTGCGAAGACTCCGACGGCCTGATGATGGCCAGCCAGGCAGACGAGGCGCTGTACCGTGCCAAGCACGCCGGGCGCAACCGCGTGCAAGCGGCACGGGCATCACAGCAAAGTGCCACTTTTTCATCGGAATCCACCCATTCAGTCATAACCCTGTAA
- a CDS encoding DUF2333 family protein: protein MLDWKNRAGSAPERAAEPKSATRSYIGGLLFSRALATLIGLYLIVAIALGWYWSQEPALFPVQQNAQVAAEKEGKQMVIGYTTVETLKTVADTLLTKPGGYISNDRFPPGLWMDNTPSWEYGVLVQVRDLTRALRKDFARSQSQSAEDSDLAKAEPRFNFDNKSWVLPSSESEYLEGINSLSRYQARLSDPTQKNALFYARADNLNNWLGDVGTRLGSLSQRLSASVGRVKLNTALKTEVVAPGQVPQVDEEIVETPWMQIDNVFYEARGQAWALSHLLRAIEVDFADVLAKKNATVSVRQIIRELEASQEPVWSPMILNGSGFGVLANHSLVMANYISRANAAVIDLRQLLNQG from the coding sequence ATGCTGGACTGGAAGAACCGCGCGGGCAGCGCGCCTGAACGTGCCGCTGAACCGAAATCGGCCACCCGCAGTTACATCGGTGGCCTGTTGTTCAGTCGGGCGCTGGCCACGTTGATCGGCCTCTACCTGATTGTGGCCATTGCGCTTGGCTGGTACTGGAGTCAGGAGCCGGCGCTGTTCCCGGTTCAACAGAATGCCCAGGTGGCTGCCGAGAAAGAAGGCAAGCAGATGGTCATCGGCTACACCACGGTCGAAACCCTCAAGACTGTTGCCGACACTTTGCTGACCAAACCGGGCGGCTACATCTCCAACGACCGCTTCCCGCCGGGCCTGTGGATGGATAACACGCCGAGCTGGGAATATGGCGTGCTGGTCCAGGTCCGCGACCTGACGCGTGCCTTGCGTAAAGACTTCGCACGTTCGCAATCGCAATCGGCAGAAGACTCCGATCTGGCGAAAGCCGAGCCGCGTTTCAACTTCGACAATAAAAGCTGGGTGCTGCCGTCCAGTGAGTCCGAGTACCTGGAAGGCATCAATTCCCTGAGCCGCTATCAGGCGCGCCTGTCCGATCCTACGCAGAAAAACGCGCTGTTCTACGCCCGCGCCGACAACCTGAACAACTGGCTGGGCGATGTGGGCACCCGCTTGGGTTCGCTGTCGCAACGCCTGTCGGCCAGCGTTGGCCGGGTCAAACTGAACACTGCGCTGAAAACCGAAGTGGTGGCGCCGGGTCAGGTGCCACAGGTGGACGAGGAAATCGTCGAAACCCCGTGGATGCAAATCGACAACGTGTTCTACGAGGCTCGCGGTCAGGCCTGGGCGCTGTCCCACCTGTTGCGCGCCATCGAAGTCGACTTCGCCGATGTGCTGGCGAAGAAGAACGCGACCGTCAGCGTGCGCCAGATCATTCGTGAGCTGGAAGCCTCGCAAGAACCGGTCTGGAGCCCGATGATCCTCAACGGCAGCGGCTTCGGGGTGCTGGCCAACCACTCGCTGGTCATGGCCAACTACATTTCCCGGGCCAACGCGGCGGTGATCGATCTCCGTCAACTGCTCAATCAGGGCTGA
- a CDS encoding MATE family efflux transporter → MSNLIADWRDRPTHRRVWALAAPMILSNISVPLVALVDSTVIGHLPHAHQLGAVAVGASLYTFLAWAMGFLRMGSTGFAAQAAGRGDGAALRQILLQGLLLAMGLAIALGALGIPLSGVALHFMQPSAELDQLTRDFFHTRLFGLPAALASYALVGWFLGTQNARAPLAILLSTNLVNIALNLWFVLGLEWGVVGAARASVIAEWTGALIGLLMTRKALRAYPGHIAWAALALWQSWRPLLAVNRDIFIRSLLLQSVFFLITVQGARLGDATVAANALLLNGLLLTAHALDGLAHAVEALCGHAIGARDRDALRRSLVVACGWSLLASLGFAVLFLFAGHLFIEMQTDIQSVRDTAFIYLPYLAALPLIAVWSYLLDGLFIGATRAREMRNGMLLTVILLLPFGWALQGLGNHGLWITFLLFMVLRSLTLGAIAWALRRNDGWFAGRAH, encoded by the coding sequence ATGTCCAACCTGATTGCCGACTGGCGCGACCGCCCGACCCATCGCCGGGTCTGGGCGCTCGCCGCGCCCATGATCCTCTCGAACATTTCCGTGCCGCTGGTGGCGCTGGTCGACAGCACGGTCATCGGCCACTTGCCACACGCCCATCAACTGGGCGCCGTCGCGGTCGGGGCCAGCCTGTATACCTTTCTCGCCTGGGCCATGGGCTTTCTGCGCATGGGCTCCACCGGTTTTGCCGCCCAGGCCGCCGGGCGCGGGGATGGCGCGGCACTGCGGCAGATATTGTTACAGGGGCTGTTGCTGGCCATGGGGCTGGCCATTGCCTTGGGCGCGCTGGGCATCCCGTTGAGCGGCGTCGCGCTGCACTTCATGCAACCCTCGGCAGAACTGGATCAACTGACCCGCGATTTTTTCCACACGCGGCTGTTCGGCCTGCCGGCCGCGCTGGCCAGTTATGCGCTGGTCGGCTGGTTCCTCGGCACTCAAAACGCCCGGGCGCCACTGGCGATTCTACTGAGCACCAATCTGGTCAACATTGCGCTGAACCTGTGGTTTGTCCTCGGTCTGGAATGGGGCGTGGTCGGCGCAGCCCGGGCCTCGGTGATCGCCGAATGGACCGGCGCGCTGATCGGCCTGCTGATGACCCGCAAAGCCCTGCGCGCCTATCCCGGCCACATCGCCTGGGCCGCACTGGCGCTGTGGCAGAGTTGGCGACCGTTGCTGGCCGTCAATCGCGACATCTTCATCCGCAGCCTGTTGCTGCAATCGGTGTTTTTCCTGATCACCGTACAGGGCGCACGCCTGGGCGACGCCACCGTCGCGGCCAACGCCTTGTTGCTCAACGGGCTGCTGCTGACCGCCCATGCACTCGACGGCCTGGCCCACGCGGTGGAGGCGTTGTGCGGACATGCGATTGGCGCTCGCGACCGTGATGCCCTGCGCCGCTCACTGGTCGTTGCCTGTGGCTGGTCATTGTTGGCGAGCCTTGGATTTGCCGTGCTGTTTCTGTTCGCCGGGCACTTGTTCATCGAAATGCAGACCGACATTCAGAGCGTGCGCGATACGGCGTTCATCTACCTGCCCTACCTCGCCGCCCTGCCCTTGATCGCGGTCTGGAGCTACTTGCTCGACGGGTTGTTCATCGGCGCCACCCGCGCCCGTGAAATGCGCAACGGCATGCTGTTGACCGTGATTCTGTTGCTGCCGTTTGGCTGGGCGTTGCAAGGCTTGGGCAACCACGGACTGTGGATAACTTTCCTGTTGTTCATGGTACTGCGCAGTCTGACCCTCGGCGCAATCGCCTGGGCGCTGCGCCGTAACGATGGCTGGTTCGCGGGCCGGGCTCATTGA
- a CDS encoding MazG-like family protein: protein MNLVELTERLHAIRDRNDWRQFHSPKNLAMAASVEMSELVEIFQWLTEDQSRQLPADKLAHAGQEIGDIVLYLLLLCSELGLDMNEVVCSKLADSERRFS, encoded by the coding sequence ATGAACCTTGTTGAACTGACCGAACGCCTGCACGCCATCCGAGACCGCAATGACTGGCGGCAATTTCACAGCCCGAAAAACCTGGCCATGGCCGCGAGCGTGGAAATGTCCGAGCTGGTGGAGATCTTCCAGTGGCTGACCGAAGACCAGTCGCGTCAGCTTCCGGCGGACAAACTGGCCCATGCCGGGCAGGAAATCGGCGACATCGTGCTCTATCTACTGCTGCTGTGCAGCGAGTTGGGGCTGGACATGAATGAAGTGGTGTGCAGCAAACTCGCCGACAGTGAACGGAGGTTCAGCTGA
- a CDS encoding DUF2515 family protein, translating to MTQCFKNQPSDQQRLNHNSTPVAECECKEERLYGSKTLITDVPILTCACLWRHYQREAEEIVAPGGVLIADPVERNRVINAAYARLWLHDSRFQWAGLAAFASKQVGCGLLHAADSIDLIRDEQEARQRVRDSRSEFGLLTPDKMSGQADELRDYKEADARNPVPSVDFRAPGDDLSLVQQQFRHGHDMMALGNTTLFLDVFPLHEFYAKRGLKELKKCLEARKSIYGHPKFPVLWPVGEERLQFGVGYYEILLGFEAIEDGDIAASVKHLARHEQINILQPTIYQDRQLVALLRANHASYVTRFPSGVAQAIELTLTSQCQRVEDGRTIDFGDNPLADLSDIKQRMAFVLQAAARFDQMLGDHDRYALEQSISEIAASGGSR from the coding sequence ATGACCCAGTGTTTCAAAAACCAACCCAGCGATCAGCAGCGCCTCAACCACAACAGCACACCCGTCGCTGAATGTGAATGCAAAGAGGAGCGGCTTTATGGCAGCAAGACACTCATTACCGACGTGCCAATTCTTACTTGCGCCTGCCTGTGGCGACACTACCAGCGCGAGGCGGAAGAGATTGTCGCACCCGGTGGTGTACTGATTGCCGACCCGGTAGAGCGCAACCGCGTGATCAACGCTGCCTACGCTCGCCTGTGGCTGCACGATTCAAGGTTTCAGTGGGCCGGGCTGGCGGCATTTGCCTCCAAGCAGGTTGGCTGCGGGTTGCTGCATGCGGCGGACAGTATCGATCTCATTCGCGATGAGCAGGAGGCGCGTCAACGTGTGCGCGATAGCCGCAGCGAGTTCGGGCTGCTGACGCCAGACAAGATGTCCGGGCAGGCGGATGAGCTGCGTGACTATAAAGAAGCGGATGCACGAAATCCGGTGCCCTCTGTGGATTTTCGTGCACCGGGGGACGACTTGTCGCTGGTGCAACAGCAGTTCCGACATGGGCACGACATGATGGCGCTGGGGAATACCACGCTGTTTCTCGATGTTTTTCCGTTGCATGAGTTTTATGCGAAGCGTGGGTTGAAGGAGTTGAAGAAGTGCCTGGAGGCCCGGAAGAGCATTTACGGGCATCCGAAGTTCCCGGTGCTGTGGCCAGTGGGGGAGGAAAGACTGCAGTTCGGAGTGGGTTACTACGAGATTTTGCTGGGCTTTGAGGCGATAGAGGACGGAGACATCGCCGCAAGTGTTAAGCATTTGGCGAGGCATGAACAGATCAATATCCTCCAGCCGACGATTTACCAGGACCGTCAATTGGTGGCTTTGCTGCGTGCCAACCACGCATCCTATGTGACGCGGTTTCCTTCAGGCGTTGCCCAGGCGATTGAGTTGACCCTTACCAGCCAATGCCAGCGTGTCGAGGATGGGCGAACCATCGATTTTGGCGACAATCCGCTGGCGGACTTGTCCGACATCAAGCAGCGAATGGCATTCGTGCTCCAGGCCGCCGCGCGTTTTGATCAGATGCTCGGTGACCACGACCGTTATGCATTGGAGCAGTCGATCAGCGAGATCGCAGCAAGCGGTGGCAGCCGATGA
- a CDS encoding DUF4123 domain-containing protein, producing MIGATPQWLLLDVPSAPQARALLQQAFAQARWFRLFEDTELHALRQDGPVLIDLRTCPALAESCYSQTEVWRGLLVVSEASSSQLLEHLRRMLTVTFGLHHRALLSYYNPNTASYFFDACDALELSRWLGPISQLHWFGGTWADRAIGSQGWQQLLNPELVVSPLAIEESLSVRQREKLQTCLLEQHAWHWSQSTGTDYHRLWAHVQEGLVLGFSERSVLDGWLWLRLQNPRASLVPPLSGLTQQERLDSLRKRWQNNPPQ from the coding sequence ATGATCGGCGCTACCCCGCAATGGCTGTTGCTGGACGTACCCAGTGCGCCGCAGGCGAGGGCATTGCTGCAACAGGCATTCGCGCAGGCCCGATGGTTCCGGTTGTTCGAGGACACGGAATTGCATGCGTTGCGCCAGGACGGCCCGGTCCTGATCGACCTTCGGACCTGCCCGGCGCTGGCGGAATCGTGCTACAGCCAGACAGAGGTCTGGCGTGGTTTGCTGGTGGTCAGCGAGGCGTCTTCGTCGCAGTTGCTGGAGCATTTGCGGCGCATGCTCACGGTCACCTTCGGACTGCATCACCGGGCCTTGTTGAGTTACTACAACCCCAACACGGCCAGTTACTTTTTCGATGCCTGCGATGCCTTGGAACTGAGTCGCTGGCTCGGCCCCATCAGTCAATTGCACTGGTTCGGCGGGACTTGGGCCGACCGCGCCATCGGCAGTCAGGGCTGGCAGCAGTTGCTCAATCCGGAACTCGTCGTCAGCCCGTTGGCGATCGAAGAAAGCCTCAGCGTTCGTCAGCGGGAAAAACTGCAAACCTGCCTGCTGGAGCAGCATGCCTGGCACTGGAGCCAATCCACTGGAACCGATTACCACCGCTTATGGGCTCATGTGCAGGAGGGGCTGGTGCTGGGCTTCAGCGAGCGGTCGGTACTCGACGGCTGGTTATGGCTTCGCTTGCAGAATCCCCGGGCCTCGCTGGTGCCGCCGTTGTCGGGGCTCACGCAGCAGGAGCGTCTGGACAGCCTGCGCAAACGCTGGCAGAACAACCCGCCTCAATGA
- a CDS encoding NUDIX hydrolase — translation MVDSAKEAAHRAASDAEQIAWVDEQDNLLGALVRSDLRERGLIGRGTYIMLFNSAGELCVHRRTLSKAIYPGYWDVAAGGMVLATETYAESAARELEEELGVSSVELTAHDHFFFEDTGNRLWCSAFSAVWDGPLILQPEEVLEARFIPIEQVMQEIQQKPYCPDSLAALKRYLRARGEDVAKEA, via the coding sequence ATGGTCGATAGCGCCAAAGAGGCCGCCCATCGCGCGGCCTCGGATGCCGAACAGATCGCCTGGGTCGACGAGCAGGACAACCTGCTCGGCGCACTGGTCCGCTCCGACCTGCGCGAGCGCGGGCTGATCGGCCGCGGCACGTACATCATGCTGTTCAATTCCGCCGGTGAACTCTGTGTGCATCGGCGCACCTTGAGCAAGGCGATTTATCCCGGTTACTGGGACGTGGCGGCAGGCGGGATGGTGCTGGCCACCGAAACCTATGCCGAGTCGGCTGCCCGTGAGCTGGAAGAGGAACTGGGCGTGAGCAGCGTGGAACTGACCGCCCATGACCATTTTTTCTTCGAAGACACCGGTAATCGGCTCTGGTGTTCGGCATTTTCGGCAGTGTGGGACGGCCCGTTGATCCTGCAGCCGGAGGAAGTGCTCGAAGCGCGCTTTATTCCCATCGAACAGGTCATGCAGGAAATCCAGCAAAAGCCTTATTGCCCGGACTCTTTGGCCGCATTGAAGCGCTATCTCCGGGCTCGCGGGGAAGACGTCGCAAAAGAGGCATAA